The genomic DNA AGCGGTTCCGGCGCCGGACGGCACGATTCACGCGTGCGCTGGCTGGTTCCGCTCGTCTTCCTCGCGCTGCTCGCCGCGTGCGGGCAGATCCCCGACGGTGTGCAGGCCGTCGGCAGCTTCGACGCAGAGCGCTACCTGGGAACCTGGTACGAGATCGCGCGGCTCGATCACCGCTTCGAGCGCGGCCTCGAGGACATCTCGGCCACCTACACCGCGCGAGAGGGCGGCGGAATCGACGTGCGCAACCGCGGCTTCGATCCCGCGAAGGGCGAGTGGCGCGAGGCGCAAGGGCGCGCGCGCTTCGCGGGCCCGCGCGAGGTCGCCAGCCTCGAGGTCTCGTTCTCCGGGCCGTTCTACGGCGGCTACAACGTCGTGGATCTCGATCCCGACTACCAGATCGCTCTCGTCGTCGGACCGACCCGCTCCTACCTGTGGATCCTCACCCGCCGTCCCGACCCGAGTCGCGCCGAAGTCGACCGACTGGTGCGCCGGGCCCGCGAGCTCGGCTTCGACACCGACTCACTCATCTACGTTCCGCACAGCCGCCCCGAGTGACCTGGTCGCGGAAGCGCGGCACGCGGTCGAGCAGGCTGGAGATGCCGAGGCGCTCGCAGAGCGCGGTGAGCGCGCCTCGGTCGGCGCCGTCCCAGCGCAGATCGGCGACGCGTTCGCGGATCGGCAGATCCTCGCGCATCCGCACGAGCTGGCGCGCGAGCGCGATGGCCGCCTGGCCCTCGGCGAGCGCGCGGGCCGCGCGTGCGGCGCCGCGAAGCTCGAGCCCGGCCCACTCGCGAGGGTCGGCGGGGATGTCCTCGATCCGGCCGAAGCGGCGCAGCAGCGCGGCCGCGGTCTTCGCGCCGATTCCGGGCACGCCGGGGATGTCGTCGACCGCGTCACCGACGAGTGTCAGGAAGTCGGGGACGAGATCCGGCGGAACGCCGAGCCGGGCCTCGATCCCGGCCGGGCCGAGCAGCGCCTCCGCGCGCGGATCGAAGAGCGAGACGCGATCCGAGACGAGCGCTGCGAGATCCTTGTCGCTGCTCGCGATCACCACGTCGGCGCCGTCGTCGAGCGCGTGGGCGGTCATGGTCGCGATCACGTCGTCGGCCTCGAAGCGCTCGAGTCCGATCACCGGAACGCCCAGCGCCCGAGTCACCTCGTCGCAGAGCGCGAACTGCGGCGCGAGGTCGGGCGGCGGCTCGGTGCGGCCGGCCTTGTAGCCGGGGTGGATCTCGTTGCGGAAGCTGGTGAGCTCGAGGTCCCAGGCCGCGGCCACGTGCGTGGGGCGCTCGCGAACCAGCAGCTTCACGAGCTGGGACGCGTAGCCGCGCACCGCCCCCGTGGGCGTGCCGTCGGGCGCGCGCAGATCCGGCATGGCGTGGTAGGCGCGGAAGATCTGGTAGTGCGAGTCGAGCAGCCAGAGCGTCGGGCGCGCGCTCATCCGCTCGTCTGGCGCAGCGCCGCGACGACGTCGCCGATCGGCACCTCGCGCGTGGTTCCGGTCGCGCGCTCCGCGAGCTCGACGCAGCCCTTCGCCAGCGCCCTCGGGCCGGGGACGATCCGGAACGGGATGCCGACCAGGTCGGCGTCCTTGAACTTCACGCCGGGCCGCTCGTCGCGGTCGTCGAGCAGCACGAGGAAGCCCGCCGCCTGAAGCTCCGCGTAGAGCTGCTCGGATTTCTCGCGCTGCTCCGGGTCGCTCGCCTTCACCGTCGACACCACCACGTCGAACGGCGCGATCGAGCGCGGCCAGGCGATTCCGTTCTCGTCGTGGTGAGCCTCGATCGCGGCCGCCATGATGCGCTCGATGCCGAGCCCGTAGGAGCCCATCACGATCGGCACCTCCACGCCTTCGGCCGTGAGCACGCGCGCGCGCATCGGCTCGGAGTAGCGCAGTCCGAGCTTGAAGATGTGCCCGATCTCGATGGTCTTCTTCGTCTCGAGCGGCTTGCCGCACGAAATGCACGCCTCGCCCGCGCGCGCGTTGCGCAGATCCGCCCAGGTGACGTGCGGAAGATCGCGCGACACATCGACGTGTCGCAGGTGGAACTCGTGCTGGTTCGCGCCGGTGGTCATCTCGCGCCGGCCGCGCAGCGACTCGTCGGCGAAGATCGGCAGGCCCGCGACGCCGACCGCGCCCAGGCTTCCCGGCAGCGCGCCGAGCGCCGCGCGGCACTCCTCGGGGCCCGCGGGGCGCAAGCGCGTGGAGCCGGTGGCCTCGGCCAGCTTCACCTCGTTCAGCTCGTGGTCGCCGCGGAGCAGGAAGAGCGTGACCCGGTCCTCGACCAGGTAGACGAGCGTCTTGATCTGTCGCTCCGCGGACGCGCCGCCGCTCATTCGCGCCAGGTCCTCGATCGTGCGCACGCCCGGCGTGGGGAACTTCTCGGGCCCGCCCGAGCTCGCCGGGTCGTCGACCACACTCGGCCGCGACTTCGCCTTCTCCAGGTTCGCCGCGTAGCCGCAGGCCGCGCAGCTTGCGATCCAGTCCTCGCCGGCGTCGGAGACGGCCATGAACTCGACCGACTCGCTGCCGCCCATCGCGCCCGAGGACGCCTGCACCGGAATCGAATCCACGCCGCAGCGCGAGAAGATGCGCCGGTACGCGTCGGCGTGCTTCTGGAACGAGACGTCGAGCCCGGCCGCATCCACGTCGAAGGAGTACGAGTCCTTCATGGTGAACTCGCGCCCCCGCAGCACGCCCGACTTGGGGCGCGGCTCGTCGCGGAACTTCGCGCCGATCTGGTACCAGATCTGCGGCAGCTGCCGGTAGCTGCGCAGACCGTCGCGCGCGAGCGTGGTGAAGATCTCCTCCGCGGTCATCGCGAGCGCCATGTCGGTCTGCTTGCGATCGCGCAGCCGGAACAGCTCGTCGCCCACCGAGTCCCAGCGGCCGGACTCCTTCCACGGCTCGGCCGGGTGCAGAAGCGGCAGGCGGAACTCCTGCGCACCGATGCGCGACATCTCCTCGCGCACGATCGCCTCGATCCGGCGCGCGACCCGCTCGGCGAGCGGCAGCTTCGAGTAGATCCCCGCGCCGAGCTGACGGATCAGCCCCGCGCGGAGCATCAGGCGGTGGCTCGTGGCCTCGGCATCGGCCGGGACTTCGCGGAGCGTCGGGATGAACATCTGGGACCAGCGCATGGCGGCCGTACTCTAGCCGGTAAAGCCGCGGCCTTCCCGGGGCCGATGTGTCGGGCATGACGCGATCGACGTCCGTCCGGGTGGTGTTCGCTGTCTCGCTCGCCCTGCTGCTCTCCGGGCTCGCCTCGGGCGCCCTGGCTCAGGCCTACAAGTACCGGGACGACCGCGGGAACGTCCACTTCACCGAGAACCTGCACGAGATCCCGCCGAAGTACCGCTCCCAGATCGAGATGCGCGAGATGCCCGTGCACGTGCCCGCGCCCGGCTCGGCCGAGGCCGCCGCCCCGCCCGAGGAGGGCAGCGTCGCCGCGTCGTTCCAGTCCGCGATCTCGGAGCAGCAGGGCCAGTCGCTCTCGCCCAAGCAGCAGGAGGCGCTCTCGGCCTGGCTCGCGCGCTGGACGATCCCGGCGATCGTCACGGTCCTGCTGAACTTCGCGATCTCGCTTGGCCTCGTGATCCACGCCTTCAATCAGGGGCACGTCGGCTGGGGGCTCGCGAACTTCTTCCTCGGAGTCACGACTCCGATCTATCTCTTCGTGCACGTCGAGCAGAGCATGGGCGTGCGACTCGGCCTGTTCGCGCTGATGTTCTCGCCGCTCGTCGTCGCCGGCGTGGCGGTCGCGCAGCTGGCCAGCGCGCTAGCCTGACACGAGCGAAGCGAACGGCTCGCCCCACTCGTAGGGCAGGTCGAGCAGCTCTCCGCCGCGCTTTGCGGTCTCGACCACGTGCAGCGCGTCGAGCAGGATGCGCCGCTGCATCGCGGTGTCGCCCGCGCGCCCGAACGGATTTCCCATCGGGAAGTTCACGAAGACCGAGCGTGGCGGAAGCACCTGCGCGGTCAGGTCGCGCCCCGTCGAGACGAGCACCGTCGGGATTCCCGCCGCTTCCACGACCCGCGCGACCAGACCCACGGTCTGGTGGTCGAGCGGTCAGGAAGGCACGAGGACGAAGAGATCGACCTCGTCGCGCTCGAGCTCGCGGGCGAGCGCGGGCGCGGACTCGTTCTCGACGGCGCTGCGCACGTAGATGCGGCCCATGAAGCCGCTCCAGATCCGCTCCGCCACCGCGCCGATCGCCCCCTCTTCGGCGAGCTCGCGCAGACGGTCGAGCGGGAAGATGCAGTTCAGATCGCGATCCGCGTCGCGGTGGTCGTAGTAGCTGTCGTGGATCTGGAAGTCCGACGTCGGCGCGTCGGAGGCGATCTGGTCGAGCCGAAGGTCGTTCTTCGCGTCTGGATTCCACGGCGCGGACGCGCAGCGCGAGACGCCGCCCGACGTCAGCATCGAGACACGGCAGTCCCGCAGCGGCTTGCGGAGCGGCGTGAACGGAGCGCTGGTGTTCACGGTCCAGCGGTACGGAGGAAAGCCCTGGGCTGCGTAGCGGCGATTCAGCAGGTCGACGTAGCGGACGGGTTCCATGCCGCGAGCATACTACGGGCACATCGGCGTCGACATCGGCCGGACGGCCGAGACGAGAAAGGCGGTCACCGGTGCGTCGACGCAGGCGTGCCCCTGGCCGTAGGCGGTGTGACCCCGCGTGTCGACGCTGATCAGCGTCGAGCCCGCCAGCGCGCGAGCCAGCCGCTCGCCCCAGACGTGGGGCGTGAGCGGATCGTCGCGGCCTGCCAGGACGAGAATGCGCTCGCCTGGCACGTCGCGAACTGGCTCGGGCCTTCGCGCGGGCTCCGGCCAGAAGGCGCAAGGCAGGAAGCTCGTGAGATTCGCGCTGCCGATGTGCGGCGCGCGGCTCTCGATCCCAGGCAGCGCGTCTCGGTACGCCTGGGGCGACGCGGGTCGGTGCAGGTCGGCGCAGAGCACCGCGAGCTGCGCGTCCACGCGCAGCCCGGAGCTGCCGTCGCTCCTGCGCCGGAAGTAGCGATCGGAGAGCCGGACGAACGCGCCGCCGTCGGCGCGCAGCGCCGCGTCGAGCGCGAGCGCGAGCTCCCGCCAGCCGGCGACGGGCTCGATCACCGCCTCGACGCTGCCGTACAGAACGTCGCTCGCCTGCGCCGCCCGACCGCCCGCGCCGCTCGGGATCGGGGCCGACTTCGCGCGCGCGTAGACCACCTCGAGCTCGGCGATCCCGTGCCAGCCCTCGCGAAGCGCCGCCTCGTCCCAGGCCAGCAGCGCGGCCTCGACCGCCTCGGCCTGCTCGGCGACGAACGTCAGCAGATCGAAGCCCGGATCGATCGCGCCGTCGAGCACCATCGCGCGCACGCGCTCTGGAAACTGCCGCGCGTAGCTCGCGCCGAGCGCGGTGCCGTAGGAGAAGCCCAGGTAGCTGATCTGCTCCGCGCCGAGCGCCTCGCGCACCCGATCCATGTCGCGCGCGCTCTCGGACGTGCCCATCCGCGCCAGCAGGGCTTCGCGACTTCGCGCGCACTCCTCGGCCAGAGCGCGGCTCACGGCGAGGGCGCTGGCCCACTCCGCATCGCTCACCGGCGTGGGATTCTGCTCGAGATACGCGGCCAGTGACTCGTGACAGTCGAGCCCGCCGCTCGCCCCGGTTCCGCGCGTGTCGAAGGCGACCAGGTCGAAGCGATCGCGCAGCTGCACATCCCAGCGCGGCGCGGAATTGCGGAGATAGTCGACCGCCGAGATCCCCGGCCCGCCGGGGTTCACGAGCAGAACGCCGATCCGCTCGGCCGGCTTCTCGGCCGGTCGCCGCAGCAGCGAGACCGCGATCTGCTCGCCGTGCGGCCGCACATGATCGATCGGAACCCGCAGCTCCGCGCACTCGAAGCCGTCGCCGCAATCCCGGAAGCGCAGCGGCTCGGGCTCGATCGACGCCGGCTGCCAGACGCAGCCGAGCAGAAGGGTCGCGACGAGATGGATCCGCCTCACGCGCTCGAAAGCATCGGCGATCGAGTAAGATCCGCGCCAGCATGGCCAGCGAGAAAGCCCGCAGACGCGCGACCCCGGAGAAGGCGCTCGAGCTGATCGAGAGCTGGCGGCAGGACGCGGGAAAGGTCGAGGCTCTGGAGCAGGACGTGTCCCGCGCGCTCGTCGCGGGGGACCTCCCGCAGGCTCGCCGCAGCTTCACGGAGTACCGCGAGCAGGTCCTGGCGCACCTGGCCCGGGAGGAGGACGTCTCCTTTCCCGCGGCGGAGAAGCGGGCGCCCTCTCAGGGCGGGCCGATCCGGAGCCTGCGGGTGGCGCACATCGGAATCCGCAGCGATCTCGAGCAGGTCGCCTCGCAGCTGGCGCTCGGCCACATGGGCGCCGCGCGGGCGGTCTTCTCGGCGTTTCGGGACACCTTTGCAGCCCACGAGCGGCTCGAGGACCAGCTGATCGAGCTCCTGCGCAAGACGCCGTGATCGTCGGGATCCGCTCTGGCTTCGGGCGCTTCCCCGGTTAGAATCGGTCGGCGCCTGGGTCGCGGGACATCCCACCGATCGCACGCTGTCCAGGTCAGTCGATACCCCTGCAGGAGTCCCAGCAAGCGGCGCATGGCGGAGTATCGCTTCATCGACAGGGTCGTGGAGGTCGAGGAGCTCGCCTCCAAGCTCGCGCTGGAGAAGGTGATCGCCGTCGATACCGAGGCGGACTCCTTCTTCCACTACTTCGACAAGCTCTGCCTGCTGCAGATCGCCGCCTCCTGCGGGACGTTCCTGATCGACCCGCTCTCGATGCCGCCGCGCGGGCTCGAGCCGCTCGCGCCCGTGATGGCGAACCCGTCCATCCGCAAGATCTTCCACGCCGCGGAGTACGACCTGTTCGTGCTGCACCGGCACTGCGCGATCGCGATTCGCGGTCTGTTCGACACGATGGTCTCGGCGCAGATGCTCGGCTATCCCGCCGTCGGTCTCGGTGCGCTCGTCGAGCGGCACTTCGGCGTGAAGCTCTCGAAGGACCAGCAGCGCACCGACTGGTCGCGCAGGAAGCTGCGCCCGGCTCAGCTCGACTACGCCGCCTCCGACGTGATCTATCTGGTCGAGCTCGCCGAGACGCTCGAGCGCGAGCTCGAGGCCAAGGGGCGACTCGTCTGGGCGAAGGCGGAGTTCGCGGCGCTCGAGCAGCGCCTCTGGCCGGAGCGCGAGTTCGACCAGCAGGGCTACCTGCGCATCAAGGGCGCGCGCAAGCTCCCGGCGCGCGGGATCGCGGTGCTCCGCGAGCTCTTCCTGTGGCGCGACAAACGCGCGCGCGAGGTCGACCGGCCGCCGTTCAAGGTGATGGGCAACGGCACGCTTCTCGATCTGGCGCAGAATCCGCCGACCTCGCGGCGCGCGCTCGGCGCGCGGAAGGGGATCTCGGAGCTGGTGCTGCGGCGCTTCGGCCAGGAGCTGATCGAAGCGATCGAGCGCGGAGCGGAAGGCCCCGAACACCCGCCGCTGGAGCGCAAGCAGCCGACCGGGAACGGCCGGCGCCGGCTCGACCGGCGCGGCGAGTCGCGGCTCGAGGACCTGAAACGCTGGCGCGCCAAACGCGCGGGGGAGCTGGGCCTCGACCCCGGGGTCTTTTGCCCGAACGCCTCGCTCGAGGAGATCGCGGCGGTGGCGCCGCGCGCGCCCGAGGACCTGGGCGGCCTGACCGCGGTAAAGCCCTGGTGGATCGAGCAGTTCGGTCCGGAGGTGCTGGGTCTGCTCTCGGACGCGGAGTCGAGGGCGGCGACGGAGGACGCCCCAAGACACGCCCGCGCCGCTGCCCCGGCCGCAGCCAGCTCTCCGGAGGCGGCGACCGCAGCCGCCGAGGGCGGCGATCCAGCCGTGCGGAAGCGCTCGCGGCGCGGCCGCAGAGGATCGCGTGGGGGCCGGCGCCGGCGCTAGAGCCGCCCCCGGGCAGACGCGCCCGTCTCTTGCC from Deltaproteobacteria bacterium includes the following:
- a CDS encoding proline--tRNA ligase, which encodes MRWSQMFIPTLREVPADAEATSHRLMLRAGLIRQLGAGIYSKLPLAERVARRIEAIVREEMSRIGAQEFRLPLLHPAEPWKESGRWDSVGDELFRLRDRKQTDMALAMTAEEIFTTLARDGLRSYRQLPQIWYQIGAKFRDEPRPKSGVLRGREFTMKDSYSFDVDAAGLDVSFQKHADAYRRIFSRCGVDSIPVQASSGAMGGSESVEFMAVSDAGEDWIASCAACGYAANLEKAKSRPSVVDDPASSGGPEKFPTPGVRTIEDLARMSGGASAERQIKTLVYLVEDRVTLFLLRGDHELNEVKLAEATGSTRLRPAGPEECRAALGALPGSLGAVGVAGLPIFADESLRGRREMTTGANQHEFHLRHVDVSRDLPHVTWADLRNARAGEACISCGKPLETKKTIEIGHIFKLGLRYSEPMRARVLTAEGVEVPIVMGSYGLGIERIMAAAIEAHHDENGIAWPRSIAPFDVVVSTVKASDPEQREKSEQLYAELQAAGFLVLLDDRDERPGVKFKDADLVGIPFRIVPGPRALAKGCVELAERATGTTREVPIGDVVAALRQTSG
- a CDS encoding DUF4124 domain-containing protein, translating into MTRSTSVRVVFAVSLALLLSGLASGALAQAYKYRDDRGNVHFTENLHEIPPKYRSQIEMREMPVHVPAPGSAEAAAPPEEGSVAASFQSAISEQQGQSLSPKQQEALSAWLARWTIPAIVTVLLNFAISLGLVIHAFNQGHVGWGLANFFLGVTTPIYLFVHVEQSMGVRLGLFALMFSPLVVAGVAVAQLASALA
- a CDS encoding alpha/beta hydrolase, with product MRRIHLVATLLLGCVWQPASIEPEPLRFRDCGDGFECAELRVPIDHVRPHGEQIAVSLLRRPAEKPAERIGVLLVNPGGPGISAVDYLRNSAPRWDVQLRDRFDLVAFDTRGTGASGGLDCHESLAAYLEQNPTPVSDAEWASALAVSRALAEECARSREALLARMGTSESARDMDRVREALGAEQISYLGFSYGTALGASYARQFPERVRAMVLDGAIDPGFDLLTFVAEQAEAVEAALLAWDEAALREGWHGIAELEVVYARAKSAPIPSGAGGRAAQASDVLYGSVEAVIEPVAGWRELALALDAALRADGGAFVRLSDRYFRRRSDGSSGLRVDAQLAVLCADLHRPASPQAYRDALPGIESRAPHIGSANLTSFLPCAFWPEPARRPEPVRDVPGERILVLAGRDDPLTPHVWGERLARALAGSTLISVDTRGHTAYGQGHACVDAPVTAFLVSAVRPMSTPMCP
- a CDS encoding hemerythrin domain-containing protein, with the protein product MASEKARRRATPEKALELIESWRQDAGKVEALEQDVSRALVAGDLPQARRSFTEYREQVLAHLAREEDVSFPAAEKRAPSQGGPIRSLRVAHIGIRSDLEQVASQLALGHMGAARAVFSAFRDTFAAHERLEDQLIELLRKTP
- a CDS encoding ribonuclease D, with protein sequence MAEYRFIDRVVEVEELASKLALEKVIAVDTEADSFFHYFDKLCLLQIAASCGTFLIDPLSMPPRGLEPLAPVMANPSIRKIFHAAEYDLFVLHRHCAIAIRGLFDTMVSAQMLGYPAVGLGALVERHFGVKLSKDQQRTDWSRRKLRPAQLDYAASDVIYLVELAETLERELEAKGRLVWAKAEFAALEQRLWPEREFDQQGYLRIKGARKLPARGIAVLRELFLWRDKRAREVDRPPFKVMGNGTLLDLAQNPPTSRRALGARKGISELVLRRFGQELIEAIERGAEGPEHPPLERKQPTGNGRRRLDRRGESRLEDLKRWRAKRAGELGLDPGVFCPNASLEEIAAVAPRAPEDLGGLTAVKPWWIEQFGPEVLGLLSDAESRAATEDAPRHARAAAPAAASSPEAATAAAEGGDPAVRKRSRRGRRGSRGGRRRR